Genomic segment of Pseudorca crassidens isolate mPseCra1 chromosome 10, mPseCra1.hap1, whole genome shotgun sequence:
TTTGGGGGTGACAGGCTGGTCTGTGGGAGTGGAAGGCTGGGGCTCAGGGGCTGTGGAGATAACTGGTTTGGGAGTCTTGACAGAAGCCCTCTGTGTCCTGCCCCGAGTGGCCCGAGATGTGGGTTTGGGGGTGACAGCCTGGTCTGTGTGGGCAGAAGGCTGGAGCTCAGGGGCTGTGGAGACATTTTGTTCAGGGGTTTTGACAGAGGACCTAAGTGTCCTGCCCCGAGTGGCCCGAGATGTGGGCTTGGGGGTGACAAGCTGGTCTGTGGAGGCGGTAGGGTGGGGCTCAAGGGGTACAGAAGAAACTGGAGAGGACCCTTGGGGCTTGACTTTGGGTTTTGGGTGAAGAGAGTCCAGCTCTGAGGAAAAGGGAGTCTCCAGAGCTTCCTGACTCTCATTTTGTCTGGTCCTGGGAATGGGCGGTTCTAAAGGAGGTGGAGAGGGCGAAAGGAGGGACTGAGGGGCAGGATGTTTCTGGCTCTGAGAGATGAGGGGGTTTTGGAGAGGCGCTGAAGCCTCCTGCAGTGCAGGAGGCCGACAAGCATCTGGGGATTCCTGATCACCCTGGGGAGAAATGGAAGCCAGtgagggaggaggagacagagagaagagagacaggacTTGGATACTGTTCTTGATCCTTGTTTATAGAGTGTACTCGTGGcatctctctttctgtctgttcCATTAGACTGGGAATTCCCTCCTTCCCAGAGACCTCTCCCCAGAATGCCAGTACAGCATTCTCCATGTATGGATAACGCTAATAAAGAGGACGGttaggagaaagaggaaaggggctTGAAAAAGGAGCTTTCTGAgtcagggagggagacagaactTGGGGAACAGATATGGAAAACAACAGTGTCAAAGTAAACGGATAGAAGCCAACTAAGGAGCCAACCAAGAAGCCAACTAAGGAGcagtgaaaatggaagaaaagttaAACGTATGGGGAAAGGAGTAAATGAAAGCAAGGTCAGGGGAAGGGGCAGTGGAGGAGATTGCAGAGATGACCTGTGGAGTGGGGAGGTGGGTACAGAAAGCAGCTCTCACCCTGGAAGCCTTCTCAGCAGGTGGCATCTTGCAATTCAAGTAGCCTAGACAGAAGGGAAAGGCAAGTAGCTGAGGTCTAAGCAGTCAGTCACTTAGCGGTTGATTATCATGAGGGCTGTGTACCACCTTAGGCTCCCCTCTACCTTCACTTACCTCTCTGCTGCCTCCTGGGGCTCACTGGGGCACCCCTTCCTCCACCTGACTGGCTCCCAGAAGTTATGGGGTCTGAAGCAAGTCCCTGAAGGTCTCCCGCCCCCGCTCCAGGCTCTGGTGTCGAACCTGAGGCCTGGCCTTTCTGGTCCTGGCCCCCCGCCTCTGTCTCCCCTGTCTGTGGGCCTCTGTCCAGCATCACTTTGGGTACCTTCCCTTGTAACCCACCTGCCTCACACTCTCTCTCTGCTACTggtttctctgcttctctgtcaAGTATTTCTCTTGTAAGagtctgcttttctctctctttctcttgtatttcctcgGGTGTCTCAATTTCTACCTTCAAACTCTCCATATCCCTTTCAGTACTTgcactttttacttttttgtcaGACTCTTGTTTCTGAGTATCTCTAGCTAACACCTGTTTTTGTTCTCTGTCCTGTATCCCCCTCGTTGATTCTTCCTCTCCCATCacatcttccctctctccttccgaGGGCAGTTTCTCAGTTTCCCTCTCCAATGGCCCTCTCTCAGGGGTCACCCTCTCTGCTGTCTCTCTTGGTGTACCCATGTCTTCCTCCACAGTCTGCATCCCTCTGCCTTGAATCCCCAGTGGCTCTGCATGAACTGAACTCTCTGGATGTTGCTCTTGTGGTGCTGCCGTAGGTGGAGAGGGGCAAGATGCATGGGCTTCAATGTGGGTGGCAATGGGCTGGGTCTCAGAGGCTTCAGACTCTCTCGGACAGAATGGCTGTGTAGCCAAGACCTCCCATGGCTCATCCAAGGAACCTGAAagcagagtgagagagagagagagagaagagggaggagtgTAGGTTGAAAAGATAATAGCTTGAGAAAAGATGAAGACAAATTCAtgcataataaatttaaatgggtTATTAAAGGAAAGCTGGGAGTAAGGAAGACAGTCATAACATTTAACATTTGTCTCAAAAAGTAAGCCCAAACCTTCATATAAAAGTTCTCTCAGTAGCCTCTTAAAAACTTATGCTAGACTAGTTGCTCTATGGGTCTGACTTAATatggcattttttttctgaggAGATGGAGGAACATCAGCAAAACGTCAAGGAATATAAAAGAAACGTGTAGAGGGGGAAATAAGGATGCCAAGTTCGGGACACAGAGGAGGGGAGAGTTTCTTATACCTGTGGCCTGGAAGCTGCAACGGGAAGGGCCAGGCTCTTGGGGCAGAGTAAACAGGAAGGCCTGGGTGGGTTCATCCTCCATGCTGGGGACTGTTGCACAAGAAAGCATGGCCTGAGCACTGCTCCACAGAACTCCAGGGTCCCATTCTTAGTTTCCCACCCTGACCGTCCCAGCTTTCACACACTTCAAGGACTACCAGTCTGATCTCCAAGCTCCTGTTTGTACCAGTATCCACATGATACAGATGTCCTCACCTTCCAGGCTCTGATTCTCTCTCTCCACAAAGCACTGGGTAGCTTGCAGGTCCAGATCTTCAGAATCTGGTGGGGGAGGAATATAGGATAATTAAAAAATCACAGCTGACCCTTAACTCCTTCCTTTTACTCTACTATTCCCTCCTCAGCCCCAACACCATGCAATAGACTGAATCTCTGTGTCTCCCCCAAAATTCTTACATTGAAACCTAATTTCCAATGTGagggtattaggaggtggggcttctgggaggtgattaggtcatgagggtggagcccgtGTGAATGGGATCAGtccccttataaaagagactccagagagcttCCTTGGGCccttctgccacgtgaggacatagtgagaagaTGGCTGCCTATGAAGAAGGAAGCGgggcctcaccagacactgaatctgctggtatcttggacttcccaggctCTAGAAGtgtgaaaaataaacttctgttgtttataagctacccagtctatggtattttgttatagcagctcaaatgAACTAAGATACCCTAGAAGCATTCTTTATTGCAGGGGttaagggaggaagaaaggccaGCACTAACCATCGTGGTTGTCTCCAGAGTCCATGGTCCTATCCACATGTggttctctctccccttctgtggGGGTCTGGGCCCCCTGTCTCTGTGGCTGGGTGGGTTCCCCTGGAGTGCCTGTGTCCACCACCAGATCTGCTATGTTATTCCTTGAGACAGGGAGAAGGTCCTGCTCCACTTGGGCCGCGGGTGACCCACCCTGGGCCCCAGCCATAAAAGCCCTGCCCTGTTCAAGAACGGCTACAGCCCACTCTGTCCCAGTATCTTCTTCTGCCTGAAGCTGGCTCTTTCTTACATCTGCCACTGCTGAGGCTGCTAAGGATGTGTTCTCCTCCGCATCTGGGTCACAGTCCCCAGCTAGAGGAGGCTGGGCTTCTTCTGGATACACCACAGGCAGCTTTGCTGGGCCTCCTTCAGCTTCCACATCTGTTTGATGTGTCCATGCTACAGGTACTTGATGCTTCTCCAGAAGTATAACAGCTGGCCGTGGTGGGACTTCCTCCACCACTTGTGTGTTGATATGCACTGTGGCAGAGGCGTGGCTTCTCTCCAGGTGGAACCCTGGTGAGCTCTTCTCTTCCGCCACCTCTGTATCACTGTCCCTGAGAGGAGGATGACTCTTTTCTGAATATGCCTTGCCCGTGTGACCCCTGGGAACAGTTCCTGTCTTCTCCACTGGGAGCCCCTTTTCCTTTACGTCTGTGTCACTGTCTCTCCCAGCAGAGGCTTGGCTTTGCTCCAGAAGGGCCACCGGTTGGGCCCTATCGTCTTCTGCATCTGGATCTCTGTTCCACGCAACGGCCCGGCTCTCTCTTAGATGTGCCAGCGTGAGCGCTGCTGAGACTTCTTCCTTGTCATCTGTATTGCTATCGATCACGACAGAGGCTCGGCTTTTGTCCAGAGGGACAGTCAGGGGGGCCTCCCCCTCCTCTATATCTGTATCACTACCAGCCGGGCTCTCCTGCTGATGTGCCACGCCAGGTGCCCGAGGACTCTCTGCACCAACTTCATGGAAGATGTGCCTCTTCCTCACAGGAACTACAGCTGGGGTCGCAGGGATCCCCTCTTCTTCCACATCAGTATCACTGTCTATGAAGCCACAAGGCTGGGCCCTTTCCAGATGGACCCCAGTGAGCCTTCTCAGAGGCCCGCTCTCATCGTCCACATCTGTGTCACTGTCCTCCCCAGCAGGCTGGCTCCTCTCCAGAGTCACTCCAACTGGAACCACCCTACTCCTCGCGCTCCTCTCAACTTTCGTGtcattgttcttctccttcactgAACACTGATCCTTTTCAAGCTGGATTCCAGTTGTGACAGGTTTAGGCTGTTCTGTCTCTGCAGCGGTGACTCTTCTGGCAGCTGAGGGGCCCTCCCCTGCTCCTGGTTGCTGACTTTCTTCCTCATCTGTGTCACTGTTCAAGTTGAAGGCAAAAGGTGGCCCAGGGACATCCAGGGCAGAGGAAGGTCCCTCTTCATCGCtgtgaagggaagagaagagagagtctATAGAATCTATTTCCCCAGAAGGGATGCCCCACTCAACtaggagctccttgagggcagacatgaggtagtattttcttttctatctccAGCAGTTAGTTTTTTACTTGGCACATcagaggtgctcaataaaaattcAGTTGATTGAATGAGTATGTGTAGTTCCCCAGCCCGGACTTTCATGGTAATAAGTTCTCGTAGAGATGGATCCTCCAGCCCCTGATTCCTCCTCCTTTAGAGGACTCAGGTGTCTGGCCCTTTGGCACTCACCTCTCTGGAACTACTGTTGCCAAAAAGGAGGTCCTTGGTCCTTTCACCACACACTTTTCAGAAAGAGAATCTGTCAGTTGTAGAAAGGAGTAAGTTGACAGTTTTACACTCACAATCCCCATCTCCTCACCCGCCCTCCCAATACACAAACTTACCTACTTCTTCCTCTGAGTCCTCAGCCAACAGAAGCCTGTGGGGTTGAGTTCCTCCCTGTACCCTGGGTGTCTCCTCTATAGTTAGAGGGCCCCGGGAGACAAAGGGCAGGGGGACATCCAAGCGATGGTACTGGCAGGGCAAGTCAGCAAAGAGAATCAACTCCCGGTCCCTCAAACGATGACTCACCCCAGGGCCCAGGACCTTAGGAGGCCTCAGGATTTGAGTACCATTGAGGCTTCCACAATCCCGGAGGACAGGCGCCTTGTCCCAGGCCAAGATTTCAATCACCGCATGTTGTTTGGAGATAGATGAATAGGGCAGGGCCACAGAGCAATCAGGCATTCGGCCTACCACATTCTTCCCAAGGTATAGTGGGAAATCTAAGAATTAGAGAGGTATATGGGTTCCAAGGCCAGCGTCCTGACCTTCTATTAGGAAAATGTTCCTGTTAAGTACCTCACTACTCACTCAAGGTCCCCCCatgcattagaaaaataaaaggcccCAGGATATCTAGCTAATAAAGAATATATGCAATGCATTATTCATAATCAATACCCCATCCATCCACACTGGATTATTTtctattgtaaaatatacataaaatttaccatttatgtaaaatatacataaaatttaccatccagCCAACTTTTCAGTGGACAGTTCAGTgacgttaagtacattcacattgttgtgcaaaacATCACCACCACCCATTTCAGACCTCACTGGATTTTTATCTGAATCCCTTCATCTTCTCCTACCAAAGTAAAAGCACCCCATTGAGTCCAGGGCACTTGCCTGGAGCAATCAGATCAATCAGCCCCCTCTTCTCCATTCCCAGTAAAACCTTTTTTCAGATCTCCCAGATGCATATCTAAGCTTGCAAGCCTCCAATTACCTCGCCACAGAAATAAgaggcctaaaaaaaaaaaagaaaaagaaataccagtaCTTCAGCACCCAATAACCCCTGACCTTTTTCTGGTCCATAGGAACTACTGAAGACACGCAGTCGCCCAAGGGGCTCCAAGCTACACCCCAAAGATTCACTGGGTCTCTCTTCAACCTCCTCCTCTTGTTCAACTTCCCAGTTAATAACCTGGGTGTCTTCCATGATCTGAGGAAAAAACACATTATTATCACCTCTTTCAGTGGGTCACACACACAGCCTCAGAGAGGAGACTGCTAACTGCTGTAAACCTGGATAGCTATGGAGGCTGATGCTTCCCCTTCTGCAGTCATTCTGTTGTTATTCTTCTGAAGCATTTAAGAAATATCTTTGACCATGATAcggaataagaaataaatattatagaGTCCCCAGTacagaaatatatacaaaaacacatgcttgggacttccctggtggtccagtggtaaagaatctgcctcccaacgcaggggactcaggttcgatccctgatcagggaactaagatcccacatgtcgcggggcaactaaacctgtgtgccacaactactaagctcgggagcctcaactagagagcctgcgtgccacaaactacagagcccacgtgccctggagcctgcgcgccacaactagagaagagaaaacccgcacagtacgactagagagaagctccggcaccgcaatgaaagatcccgcatgcctcaatgaagatcccgcatgctgcaactaagacccgacacagtcaaaattaaataaataataataaataaataaatcttaaaaaaaacaaaaaacaaaaaaaaacccacatgctTATTTATAGACAAATGTTTTGAGAAACAATGTTAAGCCTTTATACAACACTCTGATAGTTgtcattc
This window contains:
- the MDC1 gene encoding mediator of DNA damage checkpoint protein 1 isoform X2 — its product is MEDTQVINWEVEQEEEVEERPSESLGCSLEPLGRLRVFSSSYGPEKDFPLYLGKNVVGRMPDCSVALPYSSISKQHAVIEILAWDKAPVLRDCGSLNGTQILRPPKVLGPGVSHRLRDRELILFADLPCQYHRLDVPLPFVSRGPLTIEETPRVQGGTQPHRLLLAEDSEEEVDSLSEKCVVKGPRTSFLATVVPESDEEGPSSALDVPGPPFAFNLNSDTDEEESQQPGAGEGPSAARRVTAAETEQPKPVTTGIQLEKDQCSVKEKNNDTKVERSARSRVVPVGVTLERSQPAGEDSDTDVDDESGPLRRLTGVHLERAQPCGFIDSDTDVEEEGIPATPAVVPVRKRHIFHEVGAESPRAPGVAHQQESPAGSDTDIEEGEAPLTVPLDKSRASVVIDSNTDDKEEVSAALTLAHLRESRAVAWNRDPDAEDDRAQPVALLEQSQASAGRDSDTDVKEKGLPVEKTGTVPRGHTGKAYSEKSHPPLRDSDTEVAEEKSSPGFHLERSHASATVHINTQVVEEVPPRPAVILLEKHQVPVAWTHQTDVEAEGGPAKLPVVYPEEAQPPLAGDCDPDAEENTSLAASAVADVRKSQLQAEEDTGTEWAVAVLEQGRAFMAGAQGGSPAAQVEQDLLPVSRNNIADLVVDTGTPGEPTQPQRQGAQTPTEGEREPHVDRTMDSGDNHDDSEDLDLQATQCFVERENQSLEVPSMEDEPTQAFLFTLPQEPGPSRCSFQATGSLDEPWEVLATQPFCPRESEASETQPIATHIEAHASCPSPPTAAPQEQHPESSVHAEPLGIQGRGMQTVEEDMGTPRETAERVTPERGPLERETEKLPSEGEREDVMGEEESTRGIQDREQKQVLARDTQKQESDKKVKSASTERDMESLKVEIETPEEIQEKEREKQTLTREILDREAEKPVAERECEAGGLQGKVPKVMLDRGPQTGETEAGGQDQKGQASGSTPEPGAGAGDLQGLASDPITSGSQSGGGRGAPVSPRRQQRGYLNCKMPPAEKASRGDQESPDACRPPALQEASAPLQNPLISQSQKHPAPQSLLSPSPPPLEPPIPRTRQNESQEALETPFSSELDSLHPKPKVKPQGSSPVSSVPLEPHPTASTDQLVTPKPTSRATRGRTLRSSVKTPEQNVSTAPELQPSAHTDQAVTPKPTSRATRGRTQRASVKTPKPVISTAPEPQPSTPTDQPVTPKPTSRATRGRTQRASVKTPEPVIATAPEPQPSTPTDQPVTPEPTSQATRGQTQRASVKAPEPVISTAPEPQPSTPTDQPVTPKPTSRATRGRTQRASVKTPEPVISTAPEPQASTPTDQPVTPKPTSRATRGRTQRASVKTPEPVIAIAPAPQPSTPTDQPVTPKPTSRATRGRTQRASVKTPEPVISTAPEPQPSTPTDQPVTPKPTSQATRCRTLRSSVKTPEQNVPTAPELQPSAHTDQPVTPKPTSRAPQGRTLRSSAKAPEPVVPITPEPQPSTSKDQSLTPEPTSQATRGRTQRSSVKTSQPTEPTAPDLEPSSPTEQPVTPKVIAQGGQSRTLRSSTVSAVPVPTTPESHSPVPTGEPVPPEPIPEANCSRRPRATRKHGSLTAHVHEPYSAPSEPNSQSSRNQRRGAVRAAESLSTIPEPAFAQLPEAPTRAPQIPKGGAADRSGFTPEPQPEASQNRKRPLATADSPPLQKRLQREAPQKTAFLKEEEENPAAKLRKEEDVVIPGPGKRKREQTEEEPREIPSRSLRRTKPLQESTAPKVLFTGVVDAHGERAVLALGGSLASSVAEASHLVTDRIRRTVKFLCALGRGIPILSLDWLRQSHKAGCFLPPAEYVVADPEQEKNFGFSLREALSRARERRLLEGYEIHVTPGVQPPPPQMGEIISCCGGTILPSMPRSYKPQRVVITCSQDFPRCAIPFRVGLPILSPEFLLTGVLKQEAKPEAFVLSSLEVSST
- the MDC1 gene encoding mediator of DNA damage checkpoint protein 1 isoform X3; this encodes MLGATTMIMEDTQVINWEVEQEEEVEERPSESLGCSLEPLGRLRVFSSSYGPEKDFPLYLGKNVVGRMPDCSVALPYSSISKQHAVIEILAWDKAPVLRDCGSLNGTQILRPPKVLGPGVSHRLRDRELILFADLPCQYHRLDVPLPFVSRGPLTIEETPRVQGGTQPHRLLLAEDSEEEVDSLSEKCVVKGPRTSFLATVVPESDEEGPSSALDVPGPPFAFNLNSDTDEEESQQPGAGEGPSAARRVTAAETEQPKPVTTGIQLEKDQCSVKEKNNDTKVERSARSRVVPVGVTLERSQPAGEDSDTDVDDESGPLRRLTGVHLERAQPCGFIDSDTDVEEEGIPATPAVVPVRKRHIFHEVGAESPRAPGVAHQQESPAGSDTDIEEGEAPLTVPLDKSRASVVIDSNTDDKEEVSAALTLAHLRESRAVAWNRDPDAEDDRAQPVALLEQSQASAGRDSDTDVKEKGLPVEKTGTVPRGHTGKAYSEKSHPPLRDSDTEVAEEKSSPGFHLERSHASATVHINTQVVEEVPPRPAVILLEKHQVPVAWTHQTDVEAEGGPAKLPVVYPEEAQPPLAGDCDPDAEENTSLAASAVADVRKSQLQAEEDTGTEWAVAVLEQGRAFMAGAQGGSPAAQVEQDLLPVSRNNIADLVVDTGTPGEPTQPQRQGAQTPTEGEREPHVDRTMDSGDNHDDSEDLDLQATQCFVERENQSLEGSLDEPWEVLATQPFCPRESEASETQPIATHIEAHASCPSPPTAAPQEQHPESSVHAEPLGIQGRGMQTVEEDMGTPRETAERVTPERGPLERETEKLPSEGEREDVMGEEESTRGIQDREQKQVLARDTQKQESDKKVKSASTERDMESLKVEIETPEEIQEKEREKQTLTREILDREAEKPVAERECEAGGLQGKVPKVMLDRGPQTGETEAGGQDQKGQASGSTPEPGAGAGDLQGLASDPITSGSQSGGGRGAPVSPRRQQRGYLNCKMPPAEKASRGDQESPDACRPPALQEASAPLQNPLISQSQKHPAPQSLLSPSPPPLEPPIPRTRQNESQEALETPFSSELDSLHPKPKVKPQGSSPVSSVPLEPHPTASTDQLVTPKPTSRATRGRTLRSSVKTPEQNVSTAPELQPSAHTDQAVTPKPTSRATRGRTQRASVKTPKPVISTAPEPQPSTPTDQPVTPKPTSRATRGRTQRASVKTPEPVIATAPEPQPSTPTDQPVTPEPTSQATRGQTQRASVKAPEPVISTAPEPQPSTPTDQPVTPKPTSRATRGRTQRASVKTPEPVISTAPEPQASTPTDQPVTPKPTSRATRGRTQRASVKTPEPVIAIAPAPQPSTPTDQPVTPKPTSRATRGRTQRASVKTPEPVISTAPEPQPSTPTDQPVTPKPTSQATRCRTLRSSVKTPEQNVPTAPELQPSAHTDQPVTPKPTSRAPQGRTLRSSAKAPEPVVPITPEPQPSTSKDQSLTPEPTSQATRGRTQRSSVKTSQPTEPTAPDLEPSSPTEQPVTPKVIAQGGQSRTLRSSTVSAVPVPTTPESHSPVPTGEPVPPEPIPEANCSRRPRATRKHGSLTAHVHEPYSAPSEPNSQSSRNQRRGAVRAAESLSTIPEPAFAQLPEAPTRAPQIPKGGAADRSGFTPEPQPEASQNRKRPLATADSPPLQKRLQREAPQKTAFLKEEEENPAAKLRKEEDVVIPGPGKRKREQTEEEPREIPSRSLRRTKPLQESTAPKVLFTGVVDAHGERAVLALGGSLASSVAEASHLVTDRIRRTVKFLCALGRGIPILSLDWLRQSHKAGCFLPPAEYVVADPEQEKNFGFSLREALSRARERRLLEGYEIHVTPGVQPPPPQMGEIISCCGGTILPSMPRSYKPQRVVITCSQDFPRCAIPFRVGLPILSPEFLLTGVLKQEAKPEAFVLSSLEVSST
- the MDC1 gene encoding mediator of DNA damage checkpoint protein 1 isoform X5; this encodes MLGATTMIMEDTQVINWEVEQEEEVEERPSESLGCSLEPLGRLRVFSSSYGPEKDFPLYLGKNVVGRMPDCSVALPYSSISKQHAVIEILAWDKAPVLRDCGSLNGTQILRPPKVLGPGVSHRLRDRELILFADLPCQYHRLDVPLPFVSRGPLTIEETPRVQGGTQPHRLLLAEDSEEEVDSLSEKCVVKGPRTSFLATVVPESDEEGPSSALDVPGPPFAFNLNSDTDEEESQQPGAGEGPSAARRVTAAETEQPKPVTTGIQLEKDQCSVKEKNNDTKVERSARSRVVPVGVTLERSQPAGEDSDTDVDDESGPLRRLTGVHLERAQPCGFIDSDTDVEEEGIPATPAVVPVRKRHIFHEVGAESPRAPGVAHQQESPAGSDTDIEEGEAPLTVPLDKSRASVVIDSNTDDKEEVSAALTLAHLRESRAVAWNRDPDAEDDRAQPVALLEQSQASAGRDSDTDVKEKGLPVEKTGTVPRGHTGKAYSEKSHPPLRDSDTEVAEEKSSPGFHLERSHASATVHINTQVVEEVPPRPAVILLEKHQVPVAWTHQTDVEAEGGPAKLPVVYPEEAQPPLAGDCDPDAEENTSLAASAVADVRKSQLQAEEDTGTEWAVAVLEQGRAFMAGAQGGSPAAQVEQDLLPVSRNNIADLVVDTGTPGEPTQPQRQGAQTPTEGEREPHVDRTMDSGDNHDDSEDLDLQATQCFVERENQSLEVPSMEDEPTQAFLFTLPQEPGPSRCSFQATGSLDEPWEVLATQPFCPRESEASETQPIATHIEAHASCPSPPTAAPQEQHPESSVHAEPLGIQGRGMQTVEEDMGYLNCKMPPAEKASRGDQESPDACRPPALQEASAPLQNPLISQSQKHPAPQSLLSPSPPPLEPPIPRTRQNESQEALETPFSSELDSLHPKPKVKPQGSSPVSSVPLEPHPTASTDQLVTPKPTSRATRGRTLRSSVKTPEQNVSTAPELQPSAHTDQAVTPKPTSRATRGRTQRASVKTPKPVISTAPEPQPSTPTDQPVTPKPTSRATRGRTQRASVKTPEPVIATAPEPQPSTPTDQPVTPEPTSQATRGQTQRASVKAPEPVISTAPEPQPSTPTDQPVTPKPTSRATRGRTQRASVKTPEPVISTAPEPQASTPTDQPVTPKPTSRATRGRTQRASVKTPEPVIAIAPAPQPSTPTDQPVTPKPTSRATRGRTQRASVKTPEPVISTAPEPQPSTPTDQPVTPKPTSQATRCRTLRSSVKTPEQNVPTAPELQPSAHTDQPVTPKPTSRAPQGRTLRSSAKAPEPVVPITPEPQPSTSKDQSLTPEPTSQATRGRTQRSSVKTSQPTEPTAPDLEPSSPTEQPVTPKVIAQGGQSRTLRSSTVSAVPVPTTPESHSPVPTGEPVPPEPIPEANCSRRPRATRKHGSLTAHVHEPYSAPSEPNSQSSRNQRRGAVRAAESLSTIPEPAFAQLPEAPTRAPQIPKGGAADRSGFTPEPQPEASQNRKRPLATADSPPLQKRLQREAPQKTAFLKEEEENPAAKLRKEEDVVIPGPGKRKREQTEEEPREIPSRSLRRTKPLQESTAPKVLFTGVVDAHGERAVLALGGSLASSVAEASHLVTDRIRRTVKFLCALGRGIPILSLDWLRQSHKAGCFLPPAEYVVADPEQEKNFGFSLREALSRARERRLLEGYEIHVTPGVQPPPPQMGEIISCCGGTILPSMPRSYKPQRVVITCSQDFPRCAIPFRVGLPILSPEFLLTGVLKQEAKPEAFVLSSLEVSST
- the MDC1 gene encoding mediator of DNA damage checkpoint protein 1 isoform X4, giving the protein MEKRGLIDLIAPDFPLYLGKNVVGRMPDCSVALPYSSISKQHAVIEILAWDKAPVLRDCGSLNGTQILRPPKVLGPGVSHRLRDRELILFADLPCQYHRLDVPLPFVSRGPLTIEETPRVQGGTQPHRLLLAEDSEEEVDSLSEKCVVKGPRTSFLATVVPESDEEGPSSALDVPGPPFAFNLNSDTDEEESQQPGAGEGPSAARRVTAAETEQPKPVTTGIQLEKDQCSVKEKNNDTKVERSARSRVVPVGVTLERSQPAGEDSDTDVDDESGPLRRLTGVHLERAQPCGFIDSDTDVEEEGIPATPAVVPVRKRHIFHEVGAESPRAPGVAHQQESPAGSDTDIEEGEAPLTVPLDKSRASVVIDSNTDDKEEVSAALTLAHLRESRAVAWNRDPDAEDDRAQPVALLEQSQASAGRDSDTDVKEKGLPVEKTGTVPRGHTGKAYSEKSHPPLRDSDTEVAEEKSSPGFHLERSHASATVHINTQVVEEVPPRPAVILLEKHQVPVAWTHQTDVEAEGGPAKLPVVYPEEAQPPLAGDCDPDAEENTSLAASAVADVRKSQLQAEEDTGTEWAVAVLEQGRAFMAGAQGGSPAAQVEQDLLPVSRNNIADLVVDTGTPGEPTQPQRQGAQTPTEGEREPHVDRTMDSGDNHDDSEDLDLQATQCFVERENQSLEVPSMEDEPTQAFLFTLPQEPGPSRCSFQATGSLDEPWEVLATQPFCPRESEASETQPIATHIEAHASCPSPPTAAPQEQHPESSVHAEPLGIQGRGMQTVEEDMGTPRETAERVTPERGPLERETEKLPSEGEREDVMGEEESTRGIQDREQKQVLARDTQKQESDKKVKSASTERDMESLKVEIETPEEIQEKEREKQTLTREILDREAEKPVAERECEAGGLQGKVPKVMLDRGPQTGETEAGGQDQKGQASGSTPEPGAGAGDLQGLASDPITSGSQSGGGRGAPVSPRRQQRGYLNCKMPPAEKASRGDQESPDACRPPALQEASAPLQNPLISQSQKHPAPQSLLSPSPPPLEPPIPRTRQNESQEALETPFSSELDSLHPKPKVKPQGSSPVSSVPLEPHPTASTDQLVTPKPTSRATRGRTLRSSVKTPEQNVSTAPELQPSAHTDQAVTPKPTSRATRGRTQRASVKTPKPVISTAPEPQPSTPTDQPVTPKPTSRATRGRTQRASVKTPEPVIATAPEPQPSTPTDQPVTPEPTSQATRGQTQRASVKAPEPVISTAPEPQPSTPTDQPVTPKPTSRATRGRTQRASVKTPEPVISTAPEPQASTPTDQPVTPKPTSRATRGRTQRASVKTPEPVIAIAPAPQPSTPTDQPVTPKPTSRATRGRTQRASVKTPEPVISTAPEPQPSTPTDQPVTPKPTSQATRCRTLRSSVKTPEQNVPTAPELQPSAHTDQPVTPKPTSRAPQGRTLRSSAKAPEPVVPITPEPQPSTSKDQSLTPEPTSQATRGRTQRSSVKTSQPTEPTAPDLEPSSPTEQPVTPKVIAQGGQSRTLRSSTVSAVPVPTTPESHSPVPTGEPVPPEPIPEANCSRRPRATRKHGSLTAHVHEPYSAPSEPNSQSSRNQRRGAVRAAESLSTIPEPAFAQLPEAPTRAPQIPKGGAADRSGFTPEPQPEASQNRKRPLATADSPPLQKRLQREAPQKTAFLKEEEENPAAKLRKEEDVVIPGPGKRKREQTEEEPREIPSRSLRRTKPLQESTAPKVLFTGVVDAHGERAVLALGGSLASSVAEASHLVTDRIRRTVKFLCALGRGIPILSLDWLRQSHKAGCFLPPAEYVVADPEQEKNFGFSLREALSRARERRLLEGYEIHVTPGVQPPPPQMGEIISCCGGTILPSMPRSYKPQRVVITCSQDFPRCAIPFRVGLPILSPEFLLTGVLKQEAKPEAFVLSSLEVSST